The segment ATCCTGGTAGGGCGGACTTTCTTGAATCTTGGACATGAATGATTTGTTCTTGGAAGATCATTAGTCATTCCTTCTCAGGCGGACTTAGAAGACAAGAGATGTTCTTCTTTGTAGGCGAATTGGAATATGCTAAGACATATTACTTTGTCTTTGTGCTCATCAAACTTCCAATCTGCTATCTTTTAATTCGCTGTTTATGATGAACTTGGATGAGTCTTGGACATGTTGAACTTATGGAGTGCTTCCTTCAACTTTTTGGAATgctttgtttcctatctccatgcGAATTTTGTTGTCTCTATCTGAAGTCTAATAATCTGATCAGGTTCTATCATGTTTGGAAGCTACTTACTTTGCTCATCCTTGGCAAATTCTGGACATAGGCGTATGCTCCAACTTTGGCGAACTTGGATGATGTCTTTACATGTTCATTGCCAACTTGGAAGGCAGATTTGGATGAGAATTTGAACATGTCTAGGCAGACTTGGTAAAAGACTTTGCCATGTGCTCATGCTTTGTTGCCTTGGACAAACTTTGGACAATCACCTTCCAACTTTCTTGACCTCGTGTAGGAGTTTGACTAACTCTTGCCAAGAGTTGATTAACCAATGGTAGGAGTTTACCATGTATTTGAGAATTTTACTTGCCTAGGCGGACCTTGATTGTGCTTTGAAGGAATTCATCTTCTCCTTGTCACGCCAACTTGGAAGACTCCTTGCCAAGGCGGACTTGGAAGATTGTCGGACATGTTCAAGGTGGACTTGGATAGTTCTTAGACATGGCGGACTTGGCAAAGGCTTTGTCAAtttgtgtttttctctttgtcGTGACCTTCTTCATATTTTCCTTAGGCTAGGTGAAGTTTGAAAACCTCTTGCCAACCTTAATTTGTCTTCATCATGGCGGATTTGGAAGAAGTCTGATCACCAAATTCTGATCAATTCCCATCATGCTTTTCTTTATGGCTAGCAAACTTCATTGGTACTTTGCTGCCTTAACCTACAAAAACACatgaaaatttaatattattttcagattttaattctgatttttaatcgtcttttctgaaaatttcactttcagcctaTTAAAAGGTTAAATTTCTACGAAAAAGCAGACTGAAAGTGAAAGAATtgatcaagaaattgataaaataagaCAGAAAGGTAAGAAAATTCAGTGAAATTCAGATTTTAGGTCCTCTTTATGACTGAAATTTACCTTCAACTCTGAAATTCTGTCTTATAAATCGAAAAAAGCACTTAATTTCTTGATTTCTAACACTTAGAAGAATTCACTTCTAGAAAATCTCTCCAAAATTCACAAATTTTGGAGAGAAAACTTCTTCTCAAttgctctccaaattctcaacTTGGATAATGAATTGTGAAAATGAGTTGGTTGAAAATATAGAGCCTAGGATTTTtaaatttagaagttttatttttttaaattattttgttagttttttgtgttttaatctttccaaaatggaaagttttattttagCTCTCAAATTCATCTTAAtcaaggaatcttctagaactttcttttaatttccaaaattcttaaagttttattttttgaaataatttttagtGTTGacaaaaaatccttgaaaataatttaaaatctgTTTGTGACAAATTTATTTTCCAACTTGCTTTACACTTCCAtgccttattttatttttttaaattttttttcaacatGGTCTAACCTCAAGTAGGAGTTTAACTAACTCTTGCCAAGAGTTAATTAACCATTGATAGGAGTTTACCAAGTGTCGGACATATTTGCTTAATCATATTAACATAAATCAAATATTGATATCAAACTGACAATCAACTTATTCCTTGATTTTTCTAGTAATttacaaaatcaagcacaaaatgCACTGAAAACTATATTGGCTTCCATTGAATCCACAGCACAAAAATTGCTACGAGTCTTATACCATATTAGAACAATGTGGACTCAGTAGAAACAAAGCCACAAACAACGGATTCATACTCGTTGTCATTGTTcctattaaattaattacaaagggACTTGGCTATCCATTAAACAATATACATGAGCAAACTCAAAAATAAATTTCAAGAATGCTCTTAATTTAGTCACTAGTTTAAACCACTACCTCCATATCTAACAGTAATATATCTAACACAATAACATTGAAGAGCATGCCTATTATTCTACCAGTTGTGTACCCCCTATTCGAGCTGCAAGAAGTGAgtgaaaacaacaaacaaaacccaAAAAACTGAAATAGCGAATTCCATTCAAGATAGAGTGAATAGAGGCAGAAAAACAACACAAAGTAAAACTAAAATGCACCAAACCTCCATGATTATTGGATGTGCTATGTAATGTTAAAATGTAGGTGTTCAAATTGACAGCATGTACTTGCAAATAGATCATCCGTGTAGATGGGAGGATGAAGGGTGAGGTTGAATTTACTGAATTATGGATGGGAATGTGAATGGTGGATATTCAACCTCATCAGACGTCTGAGATCAAATGAGAGGACTGGGATATCCTTATCCCTAACTAAACAGGGTAAATACTAGTGAGCAAGGGTAATTATCTTtgactttattttttatttattttggataaataCATCTGCATGAGATAAAAATAGTAGAGGAATAATAGAGGGGGTTACAATTTGGATATCAGGATTTTATTTATCTATTGAAAATAGATGATGGATAATGAAatggattttaattatttaattatttggaaaAGGGGATTTATTAAgattaatttattttgaaataaGATGGATTTACTTAATCGTTTTGGATTATTTAATTTATATGTGATGAGGAAATGAAAGGGGGAATTAGAAGGGGAATAGGAAGTGGCAATTACAATAGGCTATGGTATTAAGGTGTAAAGTTAACCGATGGCGAGAAATGTCTACACCAGTAATGGTGCATAAAAAATCCATGTAGTATAAAACTTTAACATTTATTTGGCAGACTTACAAAGCAAAACATCTACAAATAATATCCATATAACTTTTCATGTTCTTTGCTACAGAGAACTGAGGAATAGAAACAATGTCTTTGATTTATAGTATACCTAAATCTTCAAGCTTTGTTTTGCTTTGATTCTTACTCACTTTTATGCCTTTATCCCGTCATTTTCAGGAAGAAGTCTGGGAAGTTGCTGGAGAGCTTGTTGGTCTTGCAATTGGTGTAACAATAATTGTAAGTTCTTCAACAGACTTGTAGTGCCATTCTTCTGTAAAATGGTAAAATTATATGACAACAGCTAATTTCTAGGGCCTATTAATTATACGATTCATTCACCACTTGAAATGAAATGTTTTACAGTTAAAATCTTTGGATGGACAGGCTTGACAAACCTGTTGGAAAGGTAATGCAGGCTACACCAGGGCTGTTAAACACATATCCAAAGCTGGCTTTAACATGGGCTATTCTGCGCTTGTTGCACCTTGTACTACGTTATCAATCCCTTTCAGTTCTAAGATTTTCATCGGTACTCGTTTTTTGACTTTTACCATAAGTTTTATAAAGCTAACACAACTGAACCTTTTTCCCAATCATTTTTTCTAGTTCTGTCTTTATCAATGGGATAATAAACAGCATTTCTTTTATGCAGATAAATCTCAAACGTGCACGCCTCTTAGTTGAGTCTCATGTCTCAGGTTCCCCAGTTCCTGGTAAAGAAAACTGTTACATCTActtcatttttctctattttacCATAAATTCTTTATGTATTTATACTTCTCCGTCTATTGACTATGACATTTGATATGATCTACCATTTCACTGGCAGATTTTACAAGCTGCAACCAACAAGAAAACATCTTAATATTTAAAGAGCTATTAGAGCCCCGTATTCATTTTGGTTGCCCTCTAGAAATGTTGATCGGAAGAAACATTCCAGGGAATAAGGTATTTATTTTCAGATGGAGCTACTGTTGCATGTTGTCTGATTTTCTTGTATGTATAAGACCTTTTTAACATGATAAATTTGCTGAAATTATTTTTAGTATATTGTGGTGTATTCCAAGATAGCATCAAGTGGGACTGACAACATATTTGTATAGGTTATTAGGCCAGGCTTATTTGACTCTTATTTGATAAGATACAATTATTTTGAGAATTACTCTTTTTTATGTGTGGGAGAGACTCTTCAATCTTCTGATGGAAAATTTGTGTTATTTTTGCTTCTGTAGCTGTAAGAGATTTGTATCGTTGAGCATCAAATGGATTAGAGATGTTATTATAAGTAgatctaaaaataaaattaaagaaacAGCTTTGTAGTTATCGCATTCTAACAAGAACCAACTATGATCATATGTTTTCCGTACATTAACACAACAAACTCGCTGGACTTATCAGAATAGGAAAAGTATGCTAGATCAAGTCCTTTAGTTTGAACTTTTTTAGTTTATGAGTGGTTTCATCATCACTGATCCTTTGACCATTGTCATTCTATATATTTAACAGCTGGAAGCATTGCTAGATCTGTATAAGAATGAGAAATACATTCTCACGGTAACAACAAATCCTTTTCATAGACAAGAAGCTCGCGTTGCCTTCAAGGTGCCACAAAGTTCTGTTCTCCATTGCTTTTGactattaaaaaaaaacatcaaattatgGATGTCATTTTGTGCCATTTTCCCATTCTACCAAATGGTTGTGCTTGCGTATTATAAATGAAGAGCATATTAGAGGTATATTATAGTCAGTTTAGGTGCTTTTTATGCTAACGTAAGTAGAAAATAAATGATTTTCCTACTGTGTTTCCAGGCAGGAGCTACAACCACCACTGTCCTGCGTAGCATATGGCAAACGTATTGGCTGTGCTTGCATGGGGGGCTGTTCAAAAGAAAAGATCTTCCAACAGGATCATTTTTGTCATCTGAAGATGTATTGATGAAGGATTCAAACAATTTAATTCATTGCCTGGCAGAAAGTCTGTT is part of the Cryptomeria japonica chromosome 10, Sugi_1.0, whole genome shotgun sequence genome and harbors:
- the LOC131043342 gene encoding protein root UVB sensitive 5 isoform X5 gives rise to the protein MKLQKGSVSDDYLEYMLWQFPTNVTAWICKTLVTSSLLKALGIGSWTGSTAAASTAAALSAAIKWVSKDGLGAIGRLVIGGRFGGLFDDDPKQWRMYADFVGSAGSIFELATPLVPGYFLPLASIGNLTKAIARGLKDPSFRVIQNHFAVSGNLGDVAAKEEVWEVAGELVGLAIGVTIIATPGLLNTYPKLALTWAILRLLHLVLRYQSLSVLRFSSINLKRARLLVESHVSGSPVPDFTSCNQQENILIFKELLEPRIHFGCPLEMLIGRNIPGNKLEALLDLYKNEKYILTVTTNPFHRQEARVAFKAGATTTTVLRSIWQTYWLCLHGGLFKRKDLPTGSFLSSEDVLMKDSNNLIHCLAESLLKLNETFDDFLFQLENTGWNVKNLSLKVPTKVTIIENDRE